From a region of the Gracilinanus agilis isolate LMUSP501 unplaced genomic scaffold, AgileGrace unplaced_scaffold33523, whole genome shotgun sequence genome:
- the LOC123254827 gene encoding cytosolic acyl coenzyme A thioester hydrolase-like, whose amino-acid sequence MSSEKPASLSVIQISRIMRPDDANIAGNVHGGTILKMIEEAGAIISTRHCNSKHRESCVAALARVERTDFLSPMNIGEVAHVSAEITYTSKHSVEVQVTVAAENIITGVKKVTNKATLWYVPLSLSNVDRVVEVPPLVYARKEQEEEGRKRYEAQKLERMETNWKNSGAIQPVLNPDRQTKEPYTIGYSQSSLIHLLGPSDCTLQGFVHGGVTMKLMDEVAGIVAARHCKTNIVTASVDAINFHNKIRKGCVITISGRLTFTSNKSMEIEVLVDADHVVDQSQERFRAVSAFFTYVSLSKDGKTLPVPPLVVETEEEKKRFEEGKGRYLQMKAKRQAQLNSIPNSP is encoded by the coding sequence ATGTCGAGCGAGAAACCAGCTTCCCTGTCCGTCATCCAGATCAGCAGGATAATGCGTCCGGATGATGCCAATATTGCAGGCAATGTTCACGGAGGGACGATTTTGAAAATGATTGAAGAAGCAGGAGCTATCATTAGTACCCGACACTGTAACAGCAAGCATAGAGAGAGCTGTGTGGCTGCTTTGGCCAGGGTGGAACGCACGGATTTCCTGTCCCCAATGAACATTGGAGAAGTGGCTCATGTCAGTGCTGAGATTACTTACACTTCAAAGCACTCAGTGGAAGTCCAGGTCACCGTAGCTGCGGAAAACATCATCACAGGTGTGAAGAAGGTGACCAACAAGGCGACGCTCTGGTACGTGCCCCTCTCGCTGTCGAATGTGGACAGAGTGGTCGAGGTGCCTCCTCTGGTGTACGCCCGGAAGGAACAGGAAGAGGAAGGCCGAAAGAGATACGAAGCCCAGAAGCTGGAGCGCATGGAAACCAACTGGAAGAACTCGGGTGCCATCCAGCCTGTTCTCAACCCAGATAGGCAGACTAAAGAGCCCTATACCATCGGCTACAGCCAGTCCAGTTTGATCCATCTTCTGGGACCGTCCGATTGTACTCTACAAGGCTTTGTGCATGGAGGCGTCACCATGAAGCTGATGGACGAAGTGGCTGGGATTGTGGCTGCTCGTCACTGTAAGACCAACATCGTCACAGCTTCGGTGGATGCCATTAACTTTCACAACAAGATCAGAAAAGGTTGTGTCATCACCATTTCTGGACGCCTGACCTTCACGAGCAATAAGTCCATGGAGATTGAAGTCTTGGTGGACGCAGACCACGTCGTGGATCAATCCCAAGAGAGATTCCGGGCCGTCAGTGCCTTCTTTACGTACGTGTCCCTGAGCAAAGACGGGAAGACACTCCCGGTGCCTCCGCTCGTGGTAGAaactgaagaggagaaaaagcGTTTCGAAGAGGGAAAAGGCAGATACCTGCAGATGAAGGCCAAGCGACAGGCCCAGCTGAATTCCATCCCTAATTCTCCCTGA